In Sphingomonas sp. SUN019, one genomic interval encodes:
- a CDS encoding DUF3072 domain-containing protein, protein MTDSNPKAEPFSNAEKDPDDWTTGDEKMTGAQASYLKTLSEEADEPFDETLTKADASKRIDALQEKTGRGK, encoded by the coding sequence ATGACCGACAGCAATCCGAAAGCCGAACCGTTTTCTAACGCCGAGAAAGATCCCGATGACTGGACGACAGGCGACGAAAAGATGACCGGGGCGCAGGCGAGTTATCTGAAGACATTGAGCGAAGAGGCGGATGAACCTTTCGACGAGACGCTGACCAAGGCCGACGCCTCGAAACGGATCGATGCGCTGCAGGAAAAGACGGGCCGCGGAAAATAG